The following are from one region of the Chloroflexota bacterium genome:
- a CDS encoding ABC transporter substrate-binding protein codes for MEKIPRRRRVQKEVKMSAWAKRLGILIVMMLVAIGTTVASCLPAAEAPTVTPTKGPPVGVPRPGGTLIFAVDAVADSLEPATWQAWGNMLASDLLFDTLVQSREEGKITPGLAESWEISPDGLVYTFHLRRNVKFHDGSPFTAEAVKISFERQYMKDHRYNTPMLFQSDQFLWAIKEIKVLDDYTVQLVRKEPSGGQLRQLTHMAASIVNPVTLEKYGKDEAPRHPIGTGPFVFEAFRPNELAMKANPDYWGGRPYLDRVIIRAIADDASRVAALAAGEVDATIFLPADFYKQVQQNPKLRLQFGASLSVTYLGFNCKDPVLSNQKLRQALSYAVNRKNVIDVIYAGQAVPALGFIPPAIFGYDPNLKSYAYDPKKAKELLAEAGYPGGLELTLTSQSEIHWPKLAQLIQSDLAAIGVKVNIETLDSSAFWGKVGANKHQMFINDWAGIYRDPYGYIVPNFTSGAARAKQRFGYGSPDVLDPMVWNAVREADPDKALKLWTAVQERLLLDAPAAFLVYYPVPIVTNARVQNFSTYGAAGKRLYLDKVWLEK; via the coding sequence ATGGAGAAGATTCCAAGACGGAGAAGAGTACAGAAGGAGGTCAAAATGAGTGCCTGGGCTAAGCGACTGGGCATACTGATCGTGATGATGTTAGTGGCTATCGGGACCACGGTAGCCTCGTGCCTTCCGGCTGCAGAAGCCCCTACCGTAACTCCCACTAAAGGGCCACCAGTAGGCGTGCCACGGCCAGGCGGGACGCTAATCTTCGCCGTTGACGCTGTAGCGGATTCACTCGAGCCGGCCACCTGGCAGGCGTGGGGGAATATGCTGGCGAGCGATCTCTTATTCGACACCCTGGTGCAGAGTCGAGAGGAGGGCAAGATTACACCAGGACTGGCAGAGTCATGGGAAATCTCGCCAGATGGGCTCGTTTATACCTTTCATCTCCGCCGCAACGTCAAGTTTCATGATGGCTCGCCGTTCACCGCTGAGGCGGTAAAGATTAGCTTCGAGCGCCAGTACATGAAGGATCATCGGTACAACACCCCGATGCTGTTTCAGTCTGATCAATTCCTATGGGCGATTAAGGAGATCAAGGTTCTTGACGACTACACTGTGCAGCTAGTACGCAAAGAACCAAGCGGTGGACAGTTGCGCCAGTTGACGCATATGGCTGCCTCGATCGTAAATCCAGTCACCTTGGAGAAATATGGAAAAGACGAGGCGCCGCGGCATCCTATCGGTACGGGGCCATTTGTCTTCGAGGCATTCCGCCCGAACGAGCTGGCGATGAAGGCCAACCCCGACTACTGGGGCGGGCGGCCCTACCTGGACAGGGTCATCATTCGGGCGATAGCAGACGATGCGTCACGGGTTGCAGCCTTGGCGGCCGGCGAAGTGGACGCAACGATTTTCCTGCCGGCTGATTTCTACAAGCAGGTACAGCAGAACCCCAAGCTGCGACTGCAGTTCGGAGCATCGCTCAGCGTGACGTATCTGGGGTTCAACTGCAAGGACCCGGTGCTGAGCAACCAGAAGCTACGTCAGGCGCTAAGTTATGCTGTAAACCGGAAGAATGTTATTGACGTTATCTACGCCGGCCAGGCAGTGCCAGCGTTGGGGTTCATCCCACCGGCCATATTTGGCTACGATCCTAATCTAAAGAGCTATGCCTACGACCCTAAGAAAGCCAAGGAGCTGTTGGCTGAAGCAGGCTATCCCGGTGGCCTCGAGTTGACGTTGACCAGCCAGTCGGAGATCCACTGGCCCAAGCTTGCTCAACTGATTCAGAGCGACCTGGCCGCCATTGGCGTCAAAGTCAACATTGAGACGCTTGACAGTTCGGCATTCTGGGGGAAGGTTGGTGCCAACAAACACCAGATGTTCATCAATGACTGGGCTGGTATCTACCGTGACCCGTATGGCTACATCGTGCCAAACTTTACGTCTGGGGCGGCTCGAGCCAAGCAACGGTTTGGCTATGGTAGTCCCGACGTTCTGGATCCGATGGTTTGGAACGCCGTGCGCGAGGCGGATCCAGACAAAGCTTTGAAGCTGTGGACGGCTGTCCAAGAACGACTCTTGCTCGACGCACCAGCAGCCTTCCTTGTTTACTACCCTGTGCCGATTGTGACGAATGCGAGAGTACAAAACTTCAGTACTTACGGCGCTGCAGGTAAACGGCTTTACCTGGACAAGGTATGGTTGGAGAAATAG
- a CDS encoding amidohydrolase family protein, which translates to MMSGYDILLRHGRLLDHQGLYDVALRDGLVAAVGLNIEGTARETYDVDSRLILPAFVDSHVHLDKAFLADEPNIDRSTRAGFFATLREFKCNEKTENIKARMRRALEQASCYGTTTMRAQIDVDNFVGLRGFEAALELQEEVADWMDLQLVAFPQEGIVRSKELEEATKECLRLGADAVGGGPSFDTGSFQEHLDAVFALAEQFDCDIDLHTDLSVPPGCPPEKWELAYVVQRTRQIGWQNRVTVAHMRAVSILPADQVKRVIDILLEAGIFLTVAPGAELNTAKAWSVPPAREIKGVMTDLEALILGGVNVSYTTGHVRDPFNPYGNADMLLEAMVLTCARNLGEPVIAGTHVLKLGTENPARAIRLSPGYSVEPGCQADLLVIDAEDPSLAVRHVADRLLVMKAGRVVAQERKPRSITKRLPEVWPGYSRES; encoded by the coding sequence ATGATGTCGGGCTACGATATCCTGTTGAGGCATGGGCGTCTGTTAGACCACCAAGGTCTCTACGATGTTGCTCTTCGTGATGGGCTGGTGGCCGCAGTGGGTCTGAACATCGAAGGCACCGCCCGGGAGACCTATGATGTTGACAGCAGACTGATCCTGCCGGCGTTCGTGGATTCTCATGTTCACCTGGACAAGGCCTTTCTCGCTGATGAACCCAATATTGACAGATCCACCAGGGCAGGCTTTTTCGCCACGTTACGAGAGTTCAAATGTAATGAGAAGACTGAGAATATCAAAGCACGGATGCGGCGGGCACTTGAACAGGCGAGCTGTTATGGTACCACGACAATGCGAGCGCAGATTGACGTGGACAACTTTGTCGGTCTCCGTGGGTTCGAGGCAGCCCTGGAGCTCCAAGAGGAGGTGGCGGATTGGATGGATCTACAGCTCGTTGCCTTTCCACAAGAAGGCATCGTGCGCAGCAAGGAGTTGGAGGAAGCTACCAAAGAGTGCCTGCGGCTTGGGGCCGACGCCGTTGGTGGAGGCCCCTCTTTCGACACTGGCAGCTTTCAAGAACATCTGGACGCTGTATTTGCCCTCGCGGAACAATTCGATTGCGACATTGACCTGCACACTGACCTTAGCGTGCCGCCAGGCTGTCCGCCCGAGAAGTGGGAGCTGGCCTACGTTGTCCAGAGAACGCGCCAGATCGGCTGGCAGAATCGTGTCACAGTGGCCCATATGCGCGCGGTAAGCATCCTGCCCGCAGACCAGGTGAAACGGGTCATTGATATACTGCTAGAGGCTGGAATCTTTCTTACTGTGGCTCCGGGGGCGGAGCTGAATACAGCTAAGGCTTGGTCCGTGCCACCGGCGCGTGAGATCAAAGGTGTGATGACCGACCTGGAGGCCTTGATCCTGGGAGGCGTAAACGTTAGCTACACCACGGGGCACGTACGGGATCCATTCAATCCCTATGGAAATGCTGATATGTTGCTCGAAGCAATGGTCCTGACGTGCGCCCGTAATCTCGGCGAACCAGTCATAGCGGGAACCCACGTACTCAAACTGGGAACTGAGAATCCAGCGCGCGCAATCCGGCTGTCACCTGGCTATAGTGTGGAGCCGGGATGCCAGGCTGATTTACTGGTCATCGATGCTGAAGACCCATCGCTCGCTGTTCGTCACGTAGCTGATCGTCTTCTTGTTATGAAAGCGGGCCGGGTGGTGGCACAAGAGCGTAAGCCGAGATCGATCACGAAACGTCTGCCAGAGGTGTGGCCAGGATATTCCCGCGAATCTTAG
- a CDS encoding amidohydrolase family protein, which translates to MIIDCYCHVWKASPQAPEVFMHKALTPEDVIAEMDRHRIDMQVLCPLGQDPDNDYIVECVQKYPNRFIGFMEVNPRDPKATQIIRHYAREYGMKGLKLHPTMMGHPIASHPLMDPIFEACSEVGIAIYGHCMHDFWVNPLSYEEMARTFPDVSVILGHMGILWSVAEAGMVAQRNPNVYLETSVVPLRSLRIGLQMAGAEKVVFGTDWPANDYDMQLEMIRRATRNEAEFKFVAGENLARLLKIS; encoded by the coding sequence ATGATCATCGATTGCTATTGCCACGTCTGGAAAGCCAGTCCACAGGCGCCTGAGGTCTTCATGCACAAGGCTCTGACGCCTGAGGATGTAATCGCGGAGATGGATCGGCACAGGATTGATATGCAGGTCTTGTGTCCCCTTGGGCAGGACCCGGACAACGACTACATTGTTGAGTGTGTCCAAAAGTACCCTAACCGGTTCATCGGCTTCATGGAAGTCAATCCTCGTGACCCCAAGGCGACCCAGATCATCAGGCACTATGCTCGTGAATATGGCATGAAGGGCTTAAAGCTCCACCCAACCATGATGGGGCACCCCATCGCTTCCCATCCTCTAATGGACCCCATCTTCGAGGCCTGTTCTGAAGTTGGGATCGCCATCTACGGGCACTGCATGCACGACTTTTGGGTAAATCCGTTGTCGTATGAGGAGATGGCGCGGACATTCCCCGATGTATCAGTCATCCTTGGCCACATGGGCATCCTCTGGTCGGTCGCCGAAGCCGGAATGGTCGCGCAGCGTAACCCCAACGTCTACCTTGAGACGTCCGTCGTGCCACTGCGAAGTTTGCGTATCGGCCTTCAGATGGCCGGAGCGGAAAAGGTAGTATTTGGAACTGATTGGCCGGCCAACGATTACGATATGCAGCTGGAGATGATTCGGCGGGCAACGAGGAATGAGGCTGAGTTCAAGTTTGTTGCTGGTGAGAATCTGGCGCGCTTATTAAAGATCTCTTAG
- the fdrA gene encoding acyl-CoA synthetase FdrA yields MIVRSVIRKDSYFDSLVLMRVSTKMREMEGVEDAAVMMGTEANKQSLLRIGLLTDEIKASGPNDVCFVVGAKTQQSAEQAIALGERLLLSRYAVRDKKEGLTTVKTLGAALAALPGANLALLSILGIFVRREATRALENGLNVFIFSDNVPLEDEMVLKRMAQEKGLLVMGPDCGTAIIGGTALAFANKVRRGAIGVVGASGTGMQEVTCLIHRLGEGVSHAIGAGSRDVSEAVNGATMLQGLALLESDTATRVIVLVSKPPAPGVVKTILEAVGRCSKPVIINFLGSEEADISRQGAIFTDTLEDTAVRAVVLLHGSGAREERLVRKSLHAEVAGWAGLIKDEYVRLTAGQTWVRGVFSGGTFANEAALILSKLLGEVYTNTNLRQAVKLKDAHFSIGHTCVDLGEDEFTLGKPHPMLEPAIRRDRILAEAVDPGTAIILLDVVLGYGVHPDPASVLAPIIVEAKERAQAGRRHLPVIVSVCGTEEDPQCRSMQVAKLREVGAVIAPSNAAATRMAAAIACRGQLPFSEAGLRED; encoded by the coding sequence GTGATCGTACGTAGTGTTATCAGGAAAGATAGCTACTTCGACTCGCTCGTGCTGATGCGGGTATCAACGAAGATGCGGGAGATGGAGGGTGTCGAGGATGCTGCCGTGATGATGGGTACGGAAGCGAACAAGCAGTCCCTTCTCAGGATCGGGCTGTTGACGGACGAGATAAAGGCAAGTGGACCGAATGATGTCTGCTTTGTCGTAGGGGCCAAAACGCAGCAGTCGGCCGAGCAAGCCATCGCCCTGGGTGAACGTCTCCTCCTGAGCAGGTATGCTGTCCGTGACAAGAAAGAGGGATTGACTACTGTTAAAACGCTTGGCGCTGCTCTGGCGGCGTTGCCGGGGGCTAATTTGGCCCTGCTCTCTATCCTAGGTATTTTCGTCAGGCGTGAGGCGACAAGGGCCCTCGAGAATGGGCTAAATGTATTTATCTTCAGTGATAATGTCCCTCTGGAGGACGAGATGGTCCTGAAGAGGATGGCTCAAGAAAAGGGGCTGCTGGTGATGGGGCCAGACTGTGGGACAGCCATCATTGGGGGGACGGCCCTGGCGTTTGCCAATAAGGTTCGCCGTGGGGCTATCGGCGTTGTTGGGGCCTCTGGTACAGGTATGCAGGAGGTCACCTGTCTCATCCACCGGCTGGGCGAGGGGGTTAGCCATGCCATCGGCGCAGGCAGCCGTGATGTCAGCGAAGCGGTGAATGGTGCGACGATGCTACAGGGGCTGGCGCTGCTGGAAAGCGATACGGCAACACGGGTCATTGTCCTGGTTTCTAAACCGCCAGCACCAGGGGTGGTGAAGACGATCTTAGAGGCAGTAGGCAGGTGTAGCAAACCAGTCATCATTAACTTCTTGGGGAGTGAGGAGGCTGACATCTCTCGCCAGGGGGCTATCTTCACGGATACCCTGGAGGACACAGCCGTCCGGGCGGTTGTCCTGTTACATGGCAGTGGGGCTAGGGAGGAGCGTTTGGTCAGGAAGAGTCTGCACGCGGAAGTGGCCGGCTGGGCCGGGCTGATAAAGGATGAATACGTTCGCCTTACTGCGGGGCAGACGTGGGTGAGAGGTGTCTTTTCTGGGGGGACCTTCGCCAACGAGGCGGCCCTGATCCTTTCCAAACTGCTGGGTGAGGTCTATACGAACACCAACTTGAGGCAGGCGGTCAAACTCAAGGATGCTCATTTCAGTATAGGGCATACGTGTGTAGATCTTGGTGAGGATGAATTCACCCTTGGGAAGCCACATCCGATGCTGGAGCCCGCCATACGGCGGGATAGAATCCTGGCTGAAGCGGTGGATCCAGGCACTGCCATCATCCTTCTGGACGTTGTTCTCGGTTATGGCGTTCACCCCGATCCGGCTAGCGTCTTAGCCCCGATCATCGTTGAGGCCAAGGAACGAGCCCAAGCAGGGCGGAGGCATCTTCCTGTCATAGTCTCCGTTTGTGGCACGGAAGAAGATCCTCAGTGCAGGTCAATGCAGGTGGCTAAGCTTCGTGAAGTGGGCGCGGTGATAGCGCCCAGCAATGCTGCGGCCACCCGTATGGCCGCAGCCATCGCCTGTCGTGGGCAGCTCCCCTTTTCAGAGGCCGGGTTGAGGGAGGATTGA
- a CDS encoding DUF1116 domain-containing protein, which translates to MNVKDRIEEANKRVLEIIHNSNPLWTDVRPAREVIPGMQDNLILHAGPPIEWERMCSAQRNGVIGAVIYEGLASSREEAEDMVSRGEILIEPCHEHQTVGSMTGITSASMPVMVVEDATYGNAAYILVHEGPSRQRLSYGAFNEAVLQNLRWIEHTLGPALGEVVQAMGGLPINPIIARALTMGDECHNRPVGGTSLFIVKIAPYLVRTGLNKETIAHIFEFLGETEHFFFHLAMAGAKATADAASGVAYSTVVTAMARNSIETGIRVSGLGDRWFTGPASTIDGVFFPGYGSEDAEADMGDSAITETMGLGAFALAASLSMVQAVGDTTADAIRYQKEMEEITIGKHNTFRVPMLDFEGTPVGIDIRKVVDSGILPIIDTAIAHKEGGQIGVGLARPPMECFTKALQALGEAVLV; encoded by the coding sequence ATGAATGTGAAGGACAGGATCGAGGAAGCTAACAAGAGGGTTCTGGAAATAATTCATAATTCTAATCCGCTCTGGACAGATGTCAGACCAGCACGTGAGGTCATCCCAGGCATGCAGGATAACCTGATTTTGCACGCTGGTCCACCCATCGAATGGGAAAGGATGTGTAGCGCACAGCGCAATGGGGTTATAGGTGCAGTCATCTACGAGGGACTGGCCAGCAGTCGTGAGGAGGCAGAGGATATGGTATCTCGTGGGGAGATCCTTATTGAGCCGTGCCATGAGCACCAGACCGTAGGTTCGATGACTGGCATCACCTCAGCCTCAATGCCGGTCATGGTCGTGGAAGATGCTACCTATGGCAACGCGGCCTACATCTTAGTCCATGAGGGGCCCTCTCGCCAGCGGTTGAGCTACGGTGCCTTTAATGAGGCTGTGCTTCAGAATCTCCGCTGGATCGAGCATACCCTGGGACCAGCCTTAGGCGAAGTTGTGCAAGCGATGGGCGGATTGCCCATTAATCCCATTATCGCCAGGGCCCTCACTATGGGCGACGAATGCCACAACCGGCCGGTGGGGGGCACTTCGCTGTTCATCGTCAAGATTGCACCCTACCTCGTTCGTACTGGTCTGAATAAGGAGACGATCGCCCATATCTTTGAATTCTTAGGTGAGACCGAACATTTCTTCTTTCACCTGGCTATGGCCGGTGCCAAGGCCACGGCCGATGCGGCCAGTGGCGTTGCCTATAGCACAGTGGTCACGGCGATGGCCAGAAACAGTATCGAAACAGGCATCAGGGTGAGTGGGTTGGGTGACCGCTGGTTCACCGGGCCGGCTTCTACCATAGACGGGGTGTTCTTTCCAGGCTACGGATCCGAGGACGCTGAGGCCGATATGGGTGATAGTGCCATCACTGAGACCATGGGACTGGGTGCCTTCGCCCTGGCGGCCTCCCTTTCGATGGTCCAGGCGGTCGGTGATACAACTGCTGATGCCATCCGTTATCAGAAAGAGATGGAGGAGATCACCATCGGGAAGCATAATACCTTTCGGGTACCGATGCTGGACTTCGAGGGTACTCCGGTCGGCATAGATATCCGAAAGGTGGTCGACTCAGGCATTTTGCCTATCATTGATACGGCCATTGCCCATAAAGAGGGTGGACAAATTGGCGTCGGCCTAGCCCGCCCGCCGATGGAGTGCTTCACCAAGGCCTTGCAAGCCCTCGGGGAGGCCGTCCTGGTTTGA
- a CDS encoding amidohydrolase family protein — translation MSLLVKGKYILTGVGKAKAEELISDGAVYVEKGQIIEVGPYNDLVVKYKAPEIGSTAHLVIPGLVNAHDHGRGLTLTQLGMADDPLELLLLGLRGSPIDPYLTTLLAGMQQIESGITTTMHCPSPCHPSTFESNLERAIAAYEQLGLRVGFAIPIKNQNFLVYGGDDAFLSSLPMPLARQARALLEEFSVPSPEEYFAIFDHLYRRHMARYPRIKVLFYPVGPQWCSDELLQAIKARSKDLGAGIHLHLLETMYQGIYGLKKYGQSLVELLNGFGFLDSSVTCAHCVWLSERDIEILAHNRVSVVHNPSSNLRLRSGTAPVIRLLDKGVNVAIGLDGITIDDDTDILQEMRLCCRLQNSSPGMVSLTLRSEQSFRMATVNGIKAVLGTENIGTIQPGKRADLVLLRLEEITAMAVDAEQRIVELLVMRGKSAHVDTVIIDGEVVLREGILTKVDKRQVLAEFTDALRSAGATKQPGMEELVTQLKGHLRKYYEEWESWNPNPVTSREAAYFQ, via the coding sequence GTGTCTCTCCTAGTCAAAGGAAAATATATCCTGACAGGGGTCGGGAAGGCCAAAGCAGAGGAGCTGATCTCTGATGGGGCCGTTTATGTGGAGAAGGGGCAGATAATCGAGGTCGGTCCCTATAATGACCTGGTGGTGAAATACAAGGCGCCTGAGATCGGCTCAACGGCTCATCTGGTCATTCCTGGCCTGGTCAATGCGCACGATCATGGCCGGGGCTTAACCTTGACCCAGCTCGGTATGGCCGACGATCCGCTGGAGCTGCTGCTGTTGGGCCTCAGGGGATCGCCAATCGATCCTTACCTGACCACCCTCTTGGCTGGCATGCAACAGATCGAATCGGGGATAACGACTACCATGCACTGCCCAAGTCCATGTCACCCAAGCACTTTTGAGAGTAATCTGGAGAGGGCTATAGCGGCTTACGAACAATTGGGGCTCAGAGTAGGATTCGCCATCCCTATAAAGAACCAGAACTTCCTGGTTTATGGCGGGGACGATGCGTTCCTTTCATCCCTGCCCATGCCTCTAGCCAGGCAGGCCCGGGCTCTTCTTGAGGAGTTCAGCGTCCCCTCCCCGGAGGAATATTTTGCTATATTCGATCATTTATATCGACGACATATGGCTCGCTATCCCAGGATAAAGGTCCTTTTCTATCCGGTGGGACCACAATGGTGCAGCGACGAGCTGCTTCAGGCGATCAAGGCGCGCTCTAAAGACCTGGGGGCAGGGATTCACCTCCATCTTCTGGAGACGATGTACCAGGGGATCTACGGGCTCAAAAAATATGGCCAATCATTGGTCGAATTGCTGAACGGTTTCGGTTTCCTGGACTCTTCGGTGACCTGTGCTCATTGTGTATGGTTGAGCGAGAGGGATATAGAGATCCTGGCCCACAATAGGGTATCTGTTGTCCATAATCCCAGTTCAAACCTGCGCCTGCGCAGTGGGACGGCACCAGTAATCCGCTTATTAGATAAGGGCGTTAATGTCGCCATCGGGCTGGACGGAATAACGATCGATGATGACACAGATATCCTCCAGGAGATGCGGCTCTGCTGCCGACTGCAAAATTCATCCCCTGGCATGGTTTCTCTCACTTTACGGTCTGAGCAGTCTTTTCGTATGGCTACGGTGAATGGGATAAAGGCCGTTTTGGGCACAGAGAATATCGGCACCATACAGCCGGGGAAGCGGGCTGATCTGGTATTGCTCCGCTTGGAGGAGATTACGGCTATGGCGGTGGATGCGGAACAAAGGATTGTTGAGCTACTGGTGATGCGGGGTAAATCAGCCCATGTTGATACGGTTATCATTGACGGTGAAGTAGTGCTACGAGAGGGGATTTTGACTAAGGTTGACAAAAGGCAAGTACTTGCTGAATTCACTGATGCTCTGCGTTCGGCAGGCGCAACTAAGCAACCGGGTATGGAAGAGCTTGTTACTCAACTTAAGGGGCACTTACGTAAGTACTATGAGGAGTGGGAGAGTTGGAACCCCAATCCCGTGACTAGTAGGGAAGCGGCATATTTTCAATGA
- a CDS encoding TIGR04076 family protein, with product MAEQYVVIAEVREVRGQCALGHKPGDEFEVGKYTPANLCAAAHNAIYADARVLRFGGSLPWEEYGTVLVACPDAANPVIFELRRAAKGPQE from the coding sequence ATGGCCGAGCAATACGTTGTCATAGCCGAAGTGCGAGAAGTTAGAGGTCAGTGTGCCCTGGGGCATAAGCCGGGCGATGAATTCGAGGTGGGAAAGTATACGCCGGCTAATCTTTGCGCCGCGGCCCACAATGCGATTTATGCCGATGCACGGGTGCTGCGCTTTGGGGGATCACTGCCCTGGGAGGAGTATGGTACGGTCTTGGTGGCCTGTCCTGATGCGGCGAACCCAGTGATCTTTGAGTTGCGCAGGGCTGCTAAGGGTCCTCAAGAATAG
- a CDS encoding trimethylamine methyltransferase family protein, whose translation MHALGEISAMGKDPVESISPHISVLSPSQINEIHSASLEILGRTGVKVCAEEVVELLRAAGAYVSDGRLVKIPTSLVEKALDSAPQRVVLYSRDGEQSVLLGDRQTHFGIMADCPETIDPYTRERRAFVADDVRRSAIVGDYLPNIHFIATAGWSTDYPAAVADRVAFRQMLLYTSKPIGFCCFDTRGLADILEMASIVAGSREALRQKPFIFHYSEPISPLTHSQEALWKVLLCAEEGIPLVYTPMPIAGATAPATFAGTLALNIAETLSGLVIAQLKRAGSPFIFGGIPAPLDMRTTIFPYGAPELYLMCAALADMAHYYKLPMFGTAGCSDAKMLDQQAALECALSCLMAALSGANLIHDVGVLDHCTIISLEIMVLTNEIIGMIDQIMKGIEVSQETLALDLIDRIGPGGNYLAEEHTVRHFRKWWMPRLLDRTTYREGLNVPTLGEKINEKVKEILENHKPEPLPDHIIKEIESLKRRWLSQ comes from the coding sequence ATGCACGCGCTCGGCGAGATAAGTGCGATGGGAAAAGATCCAGTTGAATCCATATCCCCTCACATCTCGGTGCTGTCTCCATCTCAGATAAACGAGATCCATTCGGCCAGCTTGGAGATCTTGGGGCGTACCGGAGTAAAGGTCTGTGCTGAAGAGGTGGTGGAACTATTACGGGCAGCAGGTGCTTATGTATCCGACGGTCGCCTTGTAAAGATACCTACCTCTCTGGTGGAGAAGGCACTTGATAGCGCCCCGCAGAGGGTGGTCCTCTATAGCCGGGATGGAGAACAGTCTGTACTTTTGGGGGATCGTCAGACCCATTTCGGGATCATGGCTGATTGTCCGGAGACCATCGACCCGTATACGCGGGAGAGAAGAGCGTTCGTAGCAGATGATGTAAGACGAAGCGCTATTGTGGGTGATTACCTTCCGAACATCCATTTCATTGCCACTGCGGGATGGTCAACCGATTATCCGGCAGCAGTGGCCGACCGGGTCGCCTTCAGGCAGATGTTGCTGTATACAAGCAAGCCCATTGGCTTTTGTTGCTTCGATACCCGCGGACTCGCTGATATCCTAGAGATGGCCTCCATCGTTGCCGGTAGCCGTGAGGCGTTACGTCAGAAGCCATTTATCTTTCATTATTCAGAACCCATCAGCCCCTTGACCCATAGTCAGGAGGCTCTGTGGAAGGTCCTCCTCTGTGCCGAGGAGGGCATCCCCTTAGTCTATACCCCAATGCCCATCGCTGGGGCTACTGCTCCAGCTACCTTCGCTGGTACCCTGGCGCTCAATATTGCTGAAACCCTAAGTGGGTTGGTGATCGCTCAACTGAAAAGAGCCGGTTCTCCCTTCATCTTCGGAGGTATTCCGGCACCATTGGATATGAGGACCACCATTTTCCCCTATGGAGCGCCGGAGCTATACCTTATGTGCGCTGCCTTAGCAGACATGGCTCATTATTACAAGCTGCCTATGTTTGGGACGGCAGGGTGTAGTGACGCCAAAATGCTGGATCAACAGGCAGCATTGGAATGCGCTCTATCCTGTCTCATGGCCGCCCTCAGCGGAGCCAATCTTATTCACGATGTGGGTGTGCTCGATCATTGCACCATCATCTCCTTAGAGATAATGGTATTGACTAACGAGATTATAGGCATGATCGACCAGATTATGAAAGGGATAGAGGTGAGCCAAGAAACCCTCGCGCTGGATTTGATCGACAGGATCGGGCCGGGAGGAAACTATCTAGCCGAAGAGCATACAGTAAGGCACTTTAGGAAGTGGTGGATGCCCAGGCTTTTGGACAGAACCACCTATAGAGAGGGACTGAATGTGCCAACTCTGGGGGAGAAGATAAACGAAAAAGTAAAAGAGATACTTGAGAATCATAAGCCCGAGCCATTGCCTGATCACATCATCAAGGAGATCGAATCCCTTAAGCGGCGATGGCTGTCCCAGTGA
- a CDS encoding GntR family transcriptional regulator: protein MLDLKVKQDRRPLYLIAKERLEALIREGFFSAGSKMPPEAELAELLGISRATLREALRASQQEGLIIQRHGVGTFVASAKPTIERGLEALQSLEILAAKKGWRCGTEKVVFEQRAADEELASKMAIKEGEIVNVVSRVKTADGRPVAYLVDILPEAVVPLAELRAGFTGSVLDFLLTRGEPPIDYAWTNIIPTTADRFLAKQLGVPRNTLLLLAEEILYSVDNTPFEYSLNYHVCDFFKFHLIRRFVD, encoded by the coding sequence ATGCTTGATCTTAAGGTGAAACAGGATCGCCGTCCCCTTTACCTCATCGCCAAAGAACGACTCGAGGCTCTGATTCGTGAAGGGTTTTTCTCTGCAGGGAGCAAGATGCCGCCTGAGGCCGAGTTGGCGGAGCTTTTAGGTATCTCCCGGGCCACCTTGCGAGAGGCCCTGCGCGCCTCTCAACAGGAGGGACTCATCATTCAGCGTCATGGCGTAGGCACCTTCGTGGCCAGCGCTAAGCCAACCATCGAGCGGGGTTTAGAGGCCCTACAGAGCCTGGAGATCCTCGCTGCCAAGAAGGGCTGGAGGTGTGGTACCGAGAAGGTTGTCTTCGAGCAGCGGGCGGCTGATGAGGAGCTGGCCAGCAAAATGGCCATCAAGGAAGGTGAGATAGTCAACGTCGTCTCCCGGGTGAAGACGGCCGATGGGCGACCGGTGGCCTACTTAGTGGATATCCTTCCTGAGGCTGTGGTGCCGCTGGCCGAATTACGGGCCGGTTTTACGGGCTCGGTTTTGGACTTCCTTCTGACGCGTGGTGAACCTCCTATCGATTATGCCTGGACGAATATCATCCCCACGACTGCTGATCGCTTTCTGGCCAAGCAGCTGGGTGTACCTCGTAACACGCTCTTGCTGCTCGCTGAAGAGATTCTGTACTCGGTGGACAACACACCATTTGAGTATTCATTGAACTACCACGTCTGCGATTTCTTCAAGTTCCATTTGATCCGCAGGTTCGTTGATTAG